From the genome of Variovorax sp. RA8, one region includes:
- a CDS encoding type VI secretion system accessory protein TagJ, with protein MTATSAAEYLQSADPAGALKALTEEVRARPADSKLRVFLAQLLCVLGQWERALNQLGVAAELDALAVPMKQVYGEAIRCEGLRAEVFAGTRTPMVFGQPDEWLALLIESLLRRGRGEAELAEDLRRRAFDAAPATAGTLDGQHFEWLADADMRLGPVLEAFVNGRYYWIPFARLAQVQFEPPEDLRDCVWLPAHLQFENGGESLALVPVRYEGSEKSADGALQLARKTEWRDLGSEAWAGLGQRMLGSDAGDHAVLDVREIVFAPQEQAEEEGGANA; from the coding sequence ATGACCGCCACCAGCGCCGCCGAATACCTGCAATCCGCCGATCCCGCCGGCGCGCTCAAGGCCCTGACCGAGGAGGTGCGCGCGAGGCCGGCCGACAGCAAGCTGCGCGTCTTCCTCGCGCAGCTGCTGTGCGTGCTGGGGCAGTGGGAGCGCGCGCTCAACCAGCTCGGCGTCGCGGCCGAGCTCGATGCGCTGGCCGTGCCGATGAAGCAGGTCTACGGCGAGGCGATCCGCTGCGAGGGCCTGCGCGCGGAGGTCTTCGCCGGCACCCGCACGCCCATGGTCTTCGGCCAGCCCGACGAATGGCTTGCGCTGCTGATCGAGTCGCTGCTGCGCCGCGGCCGCGGCGAAGCCGAGCTGGCCGAGGACCTGCGCCGGCGCGCCTTCGATGCCGCGCCCGCCACCGCCGGCACGCTCGACGGCCAGCACTTCGAGTGGCTGGCCGATGCAGACATGCGCCTGGGCCCGGTGCTCGAGGCCTTCGTCAACGGCCGCTACTACTGGATTCCGTTCGCGCGCCTGGCGCAGGTCCAGTTCGAGCCGCCGGAGGACTTGCGCGACTGCGTCTGGCTGCCCGCGCACCTGCAGTTCGAGAACGGCGGCGAGAGCCTCGCGCTGGTGCCCGTGCGCTACGAGGGCAGTGAGAAGAGTGCCGACGGCGCGCTGCAACTCGCGCGCAAGACCGAGTGGCGCGATCTCGGCTCCGAGGCCTGGGCCGGGCTCGGGCAGCGCATGCTCGGCAGCGATGCCGGCGACCATGCCGTGCTCGACGTGCGCGAGATCGTCTTCGCGCCCCAGGAACAAGCGGAAGAAGAGGGCGGCGCGAATGCCTGA
- the mltA gene encoding murein transglycosylase A, which produces MNSTQPLVPKPLATLRLVIAAAVSTLLAGCATMPAPNAASAASTVPTAPIAPAAAAPASALAPAAPEPVASRPSSANASVAGQARSFSTQLATYTAVTYEALPGWGRDDFSETWPAFLGSCKVLTGRGAEWRQVCQRALAVDAKSNPAIRGFFEREFSAYQIRDDDRRPDGVVTGYFEPEIAGSRNYAPPHIYPVYGQPEDMLFADARKLPRGSGTVAARVQGRSVVVQQGLSTRDMGAPGLYALDLSGITRDTLDRKVRLRIEGRSLLPYYTREEIETKGAPNARVLAFVSSATALYEMQIQGSGRIRLPSGEIIRVAYAEQNGQPFRPTLAQSKSGKALSRVKTRGLSLELELDDGDDEVEDTPAIRTRGFTLALPASSGAVVVPGRRSAGPVIGSGIKDPSYVFFKEAGGGTGGPVGAFGVPLSAGRSIAVDPRSTPLGFPVFVSTRTPDGGAPMQRLTIAQDTGGAIRGAVRADYFFGNGQQAAAQARRMKERGQLWILLPRGLAVAAAASSSIRTRGAAVGADLPQCLVEQEDACVDD; this is translated from the coding sequence ATGAACAGCACCCAGCCTCTCGTCCCGAAGCCTCTCGCGACCCTGCGCCTGGTCATCGCCGCGGCCGTCTCGACCCTGCTCGCTGGCTGCGCCACGATGCCGGCACCCAACGCTGCGTCGGCCGCGTCGACCGTACCGACTGCGCCCATTGCGCCGGCGGCGGCCGCGCCGGCATCGGCGCTCGCGCCCGCCGCGCCGGAGCCTGTGGCGTCGCGCCCGTCCAGCGCCAACGCCAGCGTGGCCGGCCAGGCGCGCAGCTTCTCCACCCAGCTCGCGACCTACACCGCCGTGACCTACGAGGCCCTGCCGGGCTGGGGCCGCGACGACTTCTCCGAGACCTGGCCGGCCTTCCTCGGCAGCTGCAAGGTGCTGACCGGCCGCGGTGCCGAGTGGCGGCAGGTCTGCCAGCGCGCGCTGGCGGTGGACGCGAAGAGCAACCCGGCCATCCGCGGCTTCTTCGAGCGCGAGTTCTCGGCCTACCAGATCCGCGACGACGACCGCCGGCCGGACGGCGTGGTCACCGGCTACTTCGAGCCCGAGATCGCGGGCAGCCGCAACTACGCGCCGCCGCACATCTACCCCGTCTACGGCCAACCCGAGGACATGCTGTTCGCCGACGCGCGCAAGCTGCCGCGCGGCAGCGGCACGGTGGCCGCGCGCGTGCAAGGCCGCAGCGTGGTGGTGCAGCAGGGCCTCTCCACGCGCGACATGGGCGCGCCGGGCCTCTACGCGCTCGACCTCTCGGGCATCACGCGCGACACGCTGGACCGCAAGGTGCGCCTGCGCATCGAGGGCCGCAGCCTGCTGCCCTACTACACCCGCGAGGAGATCGAGACCAAGGGCGCGCCCAACGCCCGCGTGCTGGCCTTCGTGAGCAGCGCCACCGCCCTCTACGAAATGCAGATCCAGGGCTCGGGCCGCATCCGCCTGCCCAGCGGCGAGATCATCCGCGTCGCCTATGCCGAGCAGAACGGCCAGCCCTTCCGGCCCACGCTCGCGCAGTCGAAATCGGGCAAGGCCCTCAGCCGGGTGAAGACGCGCGGCCTGTCGCTCGAACTCGAGCTGGACGACGGCGACGACGAGGTGGAGGACACGCCCGCCATTCGCACACGCGGCTTCACCTTGGCGCTGCCGGCGTCCAGCGGCGCGGTGGTGGTGCCGGGGCGGCGCTCCGCCGGCCCGGTGATCGGCTCGGGCATCAAGGACCCGAGCTACGTCTTCTTCAAGGAAGCAGGCGGCGGCACCGGCGGGCCGGTCGGCGCCTTCGGCGTGCCGCTGTCGGCCGGGCGCTCGATCGCGGTCGATCCGCGCAGCACGCCGCTGGGCTTCCCCGTCTTCGTCTCCACGCGCACACCGGACGGCGGCGCGCCGATGCAGCGGCTCACCATCGCGCAGGACACCGGCGGCGCGATCCGCGGCGCGGTGCGGGCCGACTACTTCTTCGGCAACGGCCAGCAGGCTGCGGCTCAGGCGCGGCGCATGAAGGAGCGGGGGCAGCTGTGGATCCTGCTGCCGCGCGGGCTTGCGGTGGCGGCGGCGGCGAGCTCGTCGATCCGCACGCGCGGCGCGGCGGTGGGGGCGGATCTGCCGCAGTGCCTGGTGGAGCAAGAGGACGCCTGTGTCGATGACTAG
- a CDS encoding serine/threonine-protein kinase has translation MTEPNPNPRTLPPNGADDPTQVITNRPMQDEGATVITGAGPTLLSTQAPTVAPTSRTSSSANDQAGLLPIGSHLAEFEVTRVVGQGGFGVVYEAWDPTLERVVAIKEYLPSSLSTRQGDGTVAPLSERHRETFELGMRSFINEARLLAQFDHPSLLKVYRFWQERGTAYMVMPFYRGDTLRQALHAMPGGADEGWLLHIMDGVTQALSVMHAAHCYHRDIAPDNILLLENSGRPVVLDFGAARRVITDKTQAITVILKPGYAPIEQYAEMPDMTQGAWTDVYALAAVMHVAVSGRAPPPSVARLLADSYVPLSGNEALRERYGARLLAAIDAGLGVRPESRPQSMAALREALGLDGGATLIRPPPGPSLTSAGARMPPPPAPAAPAKGKGAALAGVAAVAVLAAAGGWWWWQGRAVGVDDGKPPIVAAPSPPAEVAQAPAPPPPPQAVQPRTPAESLQSLAEGAAPGFEVTASPRKSEVAIGKDKLGFELRSKREGYVYVYLLSSSGELFLLFPNLLDKHNKIAAGQSFALPRASWPMDAGGPAGVNQFAVLVSAQERDFSGSGIQSEGVFPQFPLPVLAALEAARGSGPPPLLGKPVCAPGTPCNDAYGTAFFKITEK, from the coding sequence ATGACCGAGCCGAACCCCAACCCGCGGACCCTGCCACCGAACGGCGCCGACGACCCCACCCAGGTCATCACCAACCGCCCGATGCAGGACGAAGGCGCCACCGTCATCACCGGTGCCGGCCCGACGCTCCTGTCCACCCAGGCACCCACCGTGGCACCGACCTCGCGCACATCGTCTAGCGCCAACGACCAGGCCGGCCTGCTCCCCATCGGCAGCCACCTCGCCGAATTCGAGGTCACGCGCGTCGTCGGCCAGGGCGGCTTCGGCGTGGTCTACGAGGCGTGGGACCCCACGCTGGAACGCGTGGTCGCGATCAAGGAGTACCTGCCCAGCTCGCTGTCCACCCGCCAGGGCGACGGCACCGTCGCGCCATTGTCGGAGCGGCACCGCGAGACCTTCGAGCTCGGCATGCGCAGCTTCATCAACGAGGCGCGCCTGCTGGCCCAGTTCGACCATCCCTCGCTGCTCAAGGTCTACCGCTTCTGGCAGGAACGCGGCACCGCCTACATGGTGATGCCCTTCTACCGCGGCGACACCCTGCGCCAGGCCCTGCACGCGATGCCGGGCGGCGCCGACGAGGGCTGGCTGCTGCACATCATGGACGGCGTGACGCAGGCGCTGTCGGTGATGCATGCGGCCCACTGCTACCACCGCGACATCGCGCCGGACAACATCCTCCTGCTCGAGAACTCGGGCCGGCCGGTGGTGCTGGACTTTGGCGCCGCGCGGCGCGTGATCACCGACAAGACGCAGGCCATCACCGTCATCCTCAAGCCCGGCTACGCGCCCATCGAGCAGTACGCCGAGATGCCCGACATGACGCAAGGCGCCTGGACCGATGTCTACGCACTCGCGGCCGTGATGCACGTCGCCGTGAGCGGGCGCGCGCCGCCGCCCTCGGTGGCGCGGCTGCTGGCCGACAGCTACGTGCCGCTCTCGGGCAACGAGGCGCTGCGCGAACGCTACGGCGCCCGGCTGCTCGCCGCCATCGACGCCGGCCTGGGCGTGCGGCCCGAGTCGCGGCCGCAGTCCATGGCGGCGCTGCGCGAGGCGCTGGGCCTGGACGGTGGCGCGACGCTGATCCGGCCGCCACCCGGGCCTTCGCTCACATCGGCAGGGGCGCGCATGCCGCCGCCTCCTGCGCCCGCGGCACCCGCCAAGGGCAAGGGCGCGGCCCTCGCCGGCGTGGCCGCGGTGGCCGTGCTGGCCGCGGCCGGTGGATGGTGGTGGTGGCAAGGCCGCGCCGTCGGCGTCGACGACGGCAAGCCGCCCATCGTCGCCGCGCCATCGCCGCCCGCCGAGGTCGCGCAGGCGCCCGCGCCGCCACCGCCACCGCAGGCCGTCCAGCCGCGCACGCCGGCCGAGTCGTTGCAGTCGCTGGCCGAGGGCGCCGCGCCCGGCTTCGAGGTGACGGCGAGCCCGCGCAAGAGCGAGGTCGCCATCGGCAAGGACAAGCTGGGCTTCGAGCTGCGCAGCAAGCGCGAGGGCTACGTCTACGTCTACCTGCTGTCCAGCAGCGGCGAGCTGTTCCTGCTGTTCCCCAACCTGCTCGACAAGCACAACAAGATCGCCGCCGGCCAGAGCTTCGCGTTGCCGCGCGCCTCCTGGCCGATGGACGCGGGCGGACCGGCCGGCGTCAACCAGTTCGCAGTGCTGGTCAGTGCGCAGGAGCGCGACTTCAGCGGCTCGGGCATCCAGAGCGAGGGCGTGTTCCCGCAATTCCCGCTGCCGGTACTGGCTGCGCTGGAGGCCGCACGCGGCAGCGGCCCCCCACCGCTGCTGGGCAAGCCGGTATGTGCCCCAGGCACGCCGTGCAACGACGCCTACGGCACGGCTTTTTTCAAGATCACGGAGAAGTAA
- the tagF gene encoding type VI secretion system-associated protein TagF, whose amino-acid sequence MQDEGSTAAPGWFGKLPGMGDFAQRRMPIVFRDAWDRWLQNGFARLRAWHPDWTERYLKAPLWCFVLGEGVIDASSWLGVLMPSVDGVGRYFPLTLTAELVSSRTALEGEVLARTQRWWTLAAQAALEGLEHDLDALRFDARLEELFAGYGAEVAAGERSPLALPEVGHSLWFTDPGGERGLGMTSQGLPQDEQFAALFGIGGETGVRQEAGS is encoded by the coding sequence ATGCAAGACGAGGGCTCGACGGCCGCGCCGGGCTGGTTCGGCAAGCTGCCCGGCATGGGCGACTTCGCCCAGCGCCGCATGCCCATCGTGTTCCGCGATGCGTGGGACCGCTGGCTGCAGAACGGCTTCGCCAGGCTGCGCGCGTGGCACCCCGACTGGACCGAGCGCTACCTCAAGGCGCCGCTGTGGTGCTTCGTGCTGGGCGAGGGCGTGATCGACGCCTCCAGCTGGCTCGGCGTGCTGATGCCTTCGGTCGACGGCGTCGGACGCTACTTCCCGTTGACGCTGACGGCCGAGCTGGTGTCCTCGCGCACCGCGCTGGAGGGGGAGGTGCTGGCGCGCACACAGCGCTGGTGGACCCTGGCCGCGCAGGCTGCGCTCGAGGGGCTGGAGCACGATCTCGATGCGCTGCGTTTCGATGCGCGTCTTGAAGAGCTGTTCGCCGGCTACGGGGCCGAGGTCGCGGCGGGAGAGCGCTCGCCGCTGGCGCTGCCGGAGGTGGGGCACTCGCTGTGGTTCACCGATCCGGGGGGCGAACGGGGGCTGGGCATGACGAGCCAGGGGTTGCCGCAGGACGAGCAGTTCGCGGCGCTGTTCGGGATTGGGGGGGAGACGGGGGTGCGGCAGGAGGCGGGGTCATGA
- the tssM gene encoding type VI secretion system membrane subunit TssM, which translates to MIKKLFGWLFHPVLLALLALIVVALLVWWIGPLVRIGELAPLESELARAVLVGAIVLLVLLRAAWRRWRVRKASQHLTDGLMKAPAAPTAATGDDGGERQVLDARFTEAVATLKKMRLHAAGRKPGWRDWLSLSGGSYLYDLPWYVFIGAPGAGKTTALVNSGLSFPLAEKFGPGAIRGIGGTRNCDWWFTDDAVLIDTAGRYTTQDSHQAEDKGAWESFLGLLKKVRPRRPLNGVFLTVSVQDLLSQNAEARSTLAASIRARLLELDAKLATRLPVYVLVTKSDLLYGFAEYFADLGKEQRAQVFGFTLPAQEGAVVDEKGLAAAFHREFGLLHGRVNDALIQRMQRETEGTRRAAIFGFPAQFGSVEPLLADLLDQVFTGSRFTQPPWVRGVYFTSGTQEGSPIDRVMGALSRSFGLERAMLPPQKSSGRSYFLTSLLRDVVFPEQRLAGADVKLERRRHALRVAGLAAMAGVTLALLAGWGWSGWRNLEYLEAVDARIAPARQQLAALPARVSNLVEVAPVLQGLRNIWKVPENREGDEPLSMTLGLYQGGKLDAAAMLAHQRALNEVFLPQLAKRIEDQLRTAQKDNLEFSYEALKTYLMLHQPERFDAEALKAWITLDWARNLDRGIPEDQRKLLEDQLDVLIAQGPPRSPLKMDEALVRNVRAVLASYPLEQRVFSRLKRQRLGKDIPPFSVAAAAGPAGPLVFERASGKPLADGVPGMFTYDGYHKRFQNEVTVVTGLLASEDPWVLGQERAAADRLRDAAALGALTDRVRRLYLEEYVKVWEALLADVRLVRATGLEKNIESARILSGVGSPLASFLRAVVKETTLTPAEQQGRDVVTKASETVRNTRKGLEELFGGDPNKPVATGKRIESIVDDRFEPLRRMVTSPTPGGPAPIDDALKLFNEVYVYLTAVDTAVKSRTSPPPGDVAGKLKSDAGRLPEPVRSMVENLSQSGATQARLAERGSLSLDLRPVTEFCNRAIAGRYPFVLASKRDVLPEDFGQMFGPGGLMDEFFQKRLAALVDTSTRPWRYRPVAEQGAITAQAIAQFERAARIKEIFFRAAGRTPAMRLDFKPVEMDAGITQFILDVDGQLVKYAHGPVVPMAVQWPGPKGSNQVRVQVAPPSASGPSGMAVDGPWALFRVLDDGQLEAGDAPEKFFITFQVGARKTRFEVTTNSVQHPIRLRELREFACPEGL; encoded by the coding sequence ATGATCAAGAAGCTCTTCGGATGGCTCTTCCATCCCGTGCTGCTGGCGCTGCTGGCGCTCATCGTCGTCGCGTTGCTGGTCTGGTGGATCGGCCCGCTGGTGCGCATCGGCGAGCTGGCTCCGCTGGAAAGCGAGCTCGCGCGCGCCGTGCTGGTCGGCGCGATCGTGCTGCTGGTGTTGCTGCGCGCCGCCTGGCGCCGCTGGCGCGTGCGCAAGGCCAGCCAGCACCTCACCGACGGGCTGATGAAGGCACCGGCCGCGCCAACCGCCGCCACGGGCGACGACGGCGGCGAGCGCCAGGTGCTGGACGCGCGCTTCACCGAAGCCGTCGCCACGCTCAAGAAGATGCGCCTGCACGCCGCCGGCCGCAAGCCGGGTTGGCGCGATTGGCTCTCGCTCTCGGGCGGCAGCTATCTCTACGACCTGCCCTGGTACGTCTTCATCGGCGCGCCCGGCGCGGGCAAGACCACGGCGCTGGTCAACTCGGGCCTGTCCTTCCCGTTGGCCGAGAAGTTCGGCCCCGGCGCGATCCGCGGCATCGGCGGCACGCGCAACTGCGACTGGTGGTTCACCGACGACGCGGTGCTGATCGACACCGCCGGGCGCTACACCACCCAGGACAGCCACCAGGCCGAGGACAAGGGCGCATGGGAGAGCTTCCTCGGCCTGCTGAAGAAGGTGCGCCCGCGGCGTCCGCTCAACGGCGTGTTCCTCACCGTCAGCGTGCAGGACCTGCTGTCGCAGAACGCGGAGGCGCGCAGCACGCTCGCGGCCTCGATCCGCGCGCGCCTGCTGGAGCTCGACGCCAAGCTCGCCACGCGCCTGCCGGTGTATGTGCTGGTCACCAAGAGCGACCTGCTCTACGGCTTCGCCGAGTACTTCGCCGACCTCGGCAAGGAGCAGCGCGCGCAGGTCTTCGGCTTCACGCTGCCGGCGCAGGAGGGCGCGGTGGTCGACGAGAAGGGACTCGCCGCTGCCTTCCATCGCGAGTTCGGCCTGCTGCACGGGCGCGTCAACGATGCGCTGATCCAGCGCATGCAGCGCGAGACCGAGGGCACGCGGCGCGCCGCGATCTTCGGCTTCCCGGCCCAGTTCGGTTCCGTCGAGCCGCTGCTCGCGGACCTGCTCGACCAGGTCTTCACCGGCTCGCGCTTCACCCAGCCGCCCTGGGTGCGCGGCGTCTACTTCACCAGCGGCACGCAGGAGGGCAGCCCGATCGACCGCGTGATGGGCGCGCTCTCGCGCAGCTTCGGGCTGGAGCGCGCGATGCTGCCGCCGCAGAAGAGCAGCGGGCGCAGCTACTTCCTCACCTCGCTGCTGCGCGACGTGGTCTTCCCCGAACAGCGCCTGGCCGGCGCCGACGTCAAGCTGGAGCGCCGCCGCCATGCGCTGCGCGTGGCCGGGCTGGCGGCGATGGCGGGGGTCACGCTCGCCCTGCTGGCGGGCTGGGGCTGGAGCGGCTGGCGCAACCTCGAGTACCTGGAGGCGGTCGATGCGCGCATCGCGCCCGCGCGCCAGCAGCTCGCCGCGCTGCCGGCGCGCGTGTCGAACCTGGTCGAGGTCGCGCCCGTGCTGCAGGGCCTGCGCAACATCTGGAAGGTGCCCGAGAACCGCGAGGGCGACGAGCCGTTGTCGATGACCCTGGGCCTCTACCAGGGCGGCAAGCTCGACGCCGCCGCCATGCTGGCGCATCAGCGCGCGCTCAACGAGGTCTTCCTGCCGCAACTGGCCAAGCGCATCGAGGACCAGCTGCGCACCGCGCAGAAGGACAACCTCGAGTTCAGCTACGAGGCGCTCAAGACCTACCTGATGCTGCACCAGCCCGAGCGCTTCGACGCCGAAGCACTGAAGGCCTGGATCACGCTCGACTGGGCGCGCAACCTGGACCGCGGCATCCCCGAGGACCAGCGCAAGCTGCTGGAGGACCAGCTCGACGTGCTCATCGCGCAGGGCCCGCCGCGCTCGCCGCTCAAGATGGACGAGGCCCTGGTGCGCAACGTGCGCGCCGTGCTCGCCAGCTACCCGCTGGAGCAGCGCGTCTTCAGCCGCCTCAAGCGCCAGCGCCTGGGCAAGGACATCCCGCCCTTCAGCGTCGCCGCGGCTGCCGGTCCCGCCGGCCCGCTGGTCTTCGAGCGTGCCAGCGGCAAGCCGCTCGCCGACGGTGTGCCGGGCATGTTCACCTACGACGGCTACCACAAGCGATTCCAGAACGAGGTGACGGTGGTCACCGGCCTGCTGGCCAGCGAGGACCCGTGGGTGCTCGGCCAGGAGCGTGCTGCGGCCGACCGGCTGCGCGACGCCGCCGCGCTGGGCGCGCTGACCGACCGCGTGCGCCGGCTCTACCTCGAGGAATACGTGAAGGTGTGGGAGGCCCTGCTGGCCGATGTGCGCCTCGTGCGCGCCACCGGGCTCGAGAAGAACATCGAGAGCGCACGCATCCTCTCGGGCGTCGGCTCGCCGCTCGCAAGCTTCCTGCGCGCAGTGGTCAAGGAGACCACGCTGACGCCGGCCGAGCAGCAGGGCAGGGATGTCGTCACCAAGGCCAGCGAGACCGTGCGCAACACCCGCAAGGGCCTGGAGGAGCTGTTCGGCGGCGATCCCAACAAGCCGGTGGCCACGGGCAAGCGCATCGAGAGCATCGTGGATGATCGCTTCGAGCCGCTGCGCCGCATGGTCACCTCGCCCACGCCCGGTGGCCCCGCGCCCATCGACGACGCGCTCAAGCTCTTCAACGAGGTCTACGTCTACCTCACGGCGGTCGACACCGCGGTCAAGAGCCGCACCTCGCCGCCGCCCGGCGACGTCGCGGGCAAGCTCAAGTCCGATGCCGGCCGGCTGCCCGAGCCGGTGCGCTCGATGGTCGAGAACCTGAGCCAGTCCGGCGCCACCCAGGCCCGCCTGGCCGAGCGCGGCAGCCTGAGCCTGGACCTGCGGCCGGTCACCGAGTTCTGCAACCGCGCGATTGCCGGGCGCTACCCCTTCGTGCTCGCCAGCAAGCGCGACGTGCTGCCCGAGGACTTCGGCCAGATGTTCGGCCCCGGCGGGCTGATGGACGAGTTCTTCCAGAAGCGCCTGGCCGCGCTGGTCGACACCAGCACCCGGCCGTGGCGCTACAGGCCGGTGGCGGAGCAGGGCGCCATCACGGCGCAGGCCATCGCGCAGTTCGAGCGCGCCGCGCGCATCAAGGAAATCTTCTTCCGCGCCGCCGGTCGCACGCCGGCGATGCGGCTGGACTTCAAGCCGGTGGAGATGGACGCCGGCATCACCCAGTTCATCCTCGACGTCGATGGCCAGCTGGTGAAGTACGCGCACGGCCCGGTGGTGCCGATGGCCGTGCAGTGGCCCGGGCCCAAGGGCAGCAACCAGGTGCGGGTGCAGGTCGCCCCGCCGTCGGCCAGCGGGCCGTCGGGCATGGCGGTCGATGGACCGTGGGCGCTGTTCCGCGTGCTCGACGATGGGCAGCTGGAGGCCGGCGACGCGCCGGAGAAGTTCTTCATCACCTTCCAGGTGGGCGCGCGCAAGACCCGATTCGAGGTCACGACCAACAGCGTGCAGCATCCGATCCGCTTGCGCGAGTTGCGCGAGTTCGCTTGTCCGGAGGGCCTGTGA
- a CDS encoding DotU family type VI secretion system protein has translation MTTPDPFAAFESERTVIKPKPRAPGGAAPLPPPASMGSAEPLPAELGELGLLNPVVSAAGKLLVLMGQLRNMVHAPNVPALRASAADAVNQFDAAVRRAGVSNDSVMAARYVLCTALDEAVANTPWGAQAGWNKQSLLVQFHNETWGGEKVFQLLARLAQDVPTHRHLLELIYSVLALGFEGRYRVVENGRAQLDSVRQRLAELIAKERPPVEAELSPHWRGQGAGTVRLRESLPMWVFAAGFALLLALAWFGFRLALNQRSDATYAAVSGLRVPNVQIAPPAILAKSPRLAKFLEAEIRQGLVTVTDEADRSTVRLRGDSFFGSGSADPMSQSLPVLHRIGQALAEVKGEVLITGHSDNQPIRSMRYPSNWHLSAARAEAVKGALSTLVEPARMRADGRADAEPVAANDTPANRARNRRVEIVLLSPSERVAAELSESKR, from the coding sequence ATGACGACCCCCGACCCCTTCGCCGCTTTCGAGTCGGAGCGCACGGTCATCAAGCCGAAGCCGCGTGCGCCGGGCGGTGCGGCGCCGCTGCCGCCGCCTGCCTCCATGGGCAGCGCCGAACCGCTGCCGGCCGAGCTCGGCGAGCTGGGCCTGCTCAATCCGGTGGTCTCGGCGGCCGGCAAGCTGCTGGTGCTGATGGGCCAGCTGCGCAACATGGTCCACGCGCCCAACGTGCCGGCACTGCGCGCCTCGGCCGCCGACGCCGTCAACCAGTTCGATGCCGCCGTGCGGCGCGCCGGCGTCTCCAACGACTCTGTGATGGCGGCGCGCTACGTGTTGTGCACCGCGCTCGACGAGGCGGTGGCCAACACCCCGTGGGGCGCACAGGCCGGCTGGAACAAGCAGAGCCTGCTGGTGCAGTTCCACAACGAGACCTGGGGCGGCGAGAAGGTGTTCCAGCTGCTGGCCCGGCTCGCGCAGGACGTGCCCACCCACCGCCACCTGCTGGAGCTGATCTACAGCGTGCTGGCGCTGGGCTTCGAGGGCCGCTACCGCGTGGTGGAGAACGGCCGCGCCCAACTCGACAGCGTGCGCCAGCGCCTGGCCGAGTTGATCGCCAAGGAGCGCCCGCCGGTCGAGGCCGAGCTCTCGCCGCACTGGCGCGGGCAGGGCGCCGGCACCGTGCGGCTGCGCGAGTCGCTGCCGATGTGGGTGTTCGCGGCCGGCTTCGCGCTGCTGCTCGCGCTGGCCTGGTTCGGCTTCCGGCTGGCGCTCAACCAGCGCTCCGACGCCACCTATGCGGCCGTCTCCGGCCTGCGCGTGCCCAACGTGCAGATCGCGCCGCCGGCCATCCTGGCCAAGTCGCCGCGGCTCGCGAAGTTCCTCGAGGCGGAGATCAGGCAGGGCCTGGTCACGGTCACCGACGAAGCCGATCGCAGCACCGTGCGGCTGCGCGGCGACAGCTTCTTCGGCTCGGGCAGCGCCGACCCCATGTCGCAGTCGCTGCCCGTGCTGCACCGCATCGGCCAGGCGCTGGCCGAGGTCAAGGGCGAGGTGCTGATCACCGGCCATTCCGACAACCAGCCGATCCGCTCGATGCGCTATCCCTCCAACTGGCACCTCTCGGCCGCGCGCGCCGAAGCGGTGAAGGGCGCACTCTCCACGCTGGTCGAGCCCGCCCGCATGCGCGCCGACGGCAGGGCCGATGCCGAGCCCGTCGCGGCCAACGACACGCCCGCAAACCGCGCGCGCAATCGGCGCGTCGAGATCGTTCTGCTCTCCCCGTCCGAGCGTGTGGCCGCCGAGCTGTCGGAGTCCAAGCGATGA